A window of candidate division KSB1 bacterium contains these coding sequences:
- a CDS encoding ribonuclease H-like domain-containing protein encodes MPSIKEKLYKLDTGKQEKARETQQFDPEQLQSIQATLKHTQRGLCISREKRFSLDFTHGPYTLETFLHIPKTVFDLLAKEILSREFNPKSVVFLDTETTGLAGGTGTYAFIIGVGFFEKNEFKIQQFFLPDYDYESAQLYELAELLASKSALITFNGKSYDIPLLKNRFILNKINLEWESYTHIDLLHTSRRLWGRQIGSCSLQNIEQAILKIKRKGDIPGAEIPQLYFDYLIHKDLPTLLDVFKHNVIDLLSLLSISVSASQLFTHPVGGTVNQDFHSALRTFISLNRYKQAHLFIEKLPGQICFQPEILYSRALLYKRMQDWESALECFRLIVKKDRHRFIDAYIEIAKLYEHKFKDYRAALDTLNELEDRIRMIRELRDKNIFDNKAIQYRRDRLYRKIAADDRNTLKSNGIDTDS; translated from the coding sequence TTGCCCTCCATCAAAGAAAAATTATACAAGTTAGACACCGGAAAACAGGAAAAGGCACGTGAGACACAGCAGTTTGATCCGGAGCAGCTGCAAAGCATTCAGGCCACTTTAAAACATACGCAGAGGGGATTGTGTATTTCTCGTGAAAAGCGTTTTAGTCTTGATTTTACTCACGGTCCGTATACTTTGGAAACATTTTTACATATTCCTAAAACCGTTTTTGATCTTTTGGCTAAAGAAATCCTGTCGAGAGAATTTAACCCGAAATCTGTTGTTTTTTTAGATACAGAAACGACAGGATTGGCAGGAGGGACCGGCACATATGCATTTATTATCGGTGTCGGCTTTTTTGAGAAAAATGAATTCAAAATTCAGCAATTTTTTTTACCGGACTATGATTATGAATCCGCGCAGCTCTATGAACTTGCAGAATTGCTTGCCTCAAAATCAGCATTGATCACATTTAATGGTAAATCCTATGATATACCCCTGCTGAAAAATCGATTTATATTAAATAAAATCAATCTTGAATGGGAATCGTACACTCACATTGACCTGCTGCACACCAGCAGGCGATTATGGGGCCGACAAATAGGCTCGTGTTCACTGCAAAATATAGAGCAGGCTATACTTAAAATCAAACGAAAAGGTGATATCCCGGGGGCGGAAATTCCCCAGCTGTATTTTGATTATCTCATCCATAAAGATTTGCCTACATTATTGGACGTATTCAAACATAATGTGATTGATCTTCTTTCATTGCTTTCAATTTCTGTCAGTGCATCGCAGCTTTTTACTCATCCGGTGGGAGGGACCGTAAATCAGGATTTTCATTCCGCACTGCGTACATTTATCTCTCTGAATCGTTACAAACAAGCACACCTGTTTATTGAAAAATTACCTGGTCAGATCTGTTTTCAGCCGGAGATACTCTATTCGCGGGCCTTGCTCTATAAACGTATGCAGGACTGGGAATCCGCTCTGGAATGTTTCAGACTGATTGTAAAAAAAGACCGACATCGTTTTATTGACGCTTATATAGAAATAGCCAAACTCTACGAGCATAAATTCAAAGATTATAGAGCTGCTCTGGATACCTTGAATGAGCTTGAAGACCGGATTCGAATGATTCGGGAGCTGCGCGATAAAAATATATTCGACAACAAAGCAATTCAGTATAGACGTGATCGACTATATAGAAAAATCGCGGCTGATGATAGAAATACATTGAAATCGAATGGCATTGATACTGACTCTTAA
- a CDS encoding DEAD/DEAH box helicase, with product MNLTLEQILEQLKRDRDFTDHVTQWKTIPAQAASYSEFPKHLDAALIDTLKERGINKLYTHQATAIQSVFQGKNLVIVTPTASGKTLCYNLPVLQSILETHESRALYLFPTKALSQDQLTELHEILHAVNRDIDFSIKSYTFDGDTPVSARKAIKSSGHIVVTNPDMLHTGILPHHTQWIKLFENLKYIVIDEIHHYRGLFGSHLANVVRRLKRICMFYGSQPTFICCSATIANPRQLCEKITGETMTLVDNNGAPRGEKHFILYNPPMVNRELGIRRSYVKESTRIASRFLTNNHQTIVFARSRMNVEIMLTYLKEAMRKSHQNPGKVKGYRGGYLPLERRSIEQGLRSKEIIGVISTNALELGIDIGQLQVSIIAGYPGTIASTLQQSGRAGRGSETALSIIVSSSSPLDQYIANNPTWFFENSPEAGIVDPDNLVILLSHIKCAAFELPFSQSEQYGIHFNGENGLSSTPDILEYLEEKHIIHFSGEKWHWMAETYPAESVSLRSAAQENVVIVDRTRKERVIGEIDLFAAQLMVHDEAIYLHGGEQYYVDKLDWQRRKAYTHQVKVDHYTDAQLKTNLRVLDVSEQNQQETHLAAYGEVVVTSVATMYKKIKFNTHENIGWGKIHLPEIEIHTQSFWYSFPEDIHDHLGIDKQSLADGLKGVTNVMRNIIPIFIMGDRRDFDSLPMVRSPLSGQPSFFIWEHYPGGVGYSKKIYSIYPDIANAAKSHITQCGCESGCPSCVGPVLQVGEQGKTIAGILLEYIVKVEL from the coding sequence GTGAATCTGACACTGGAACAGATATTGGAGCAGTTAAAACGGGACCGCGATTTTACTGATCATGTCACTCAATGGAAAACCATACCGGCACAAGCGGCCAGCTATTCGGAATTTCCAAAACATCTTGATGCGGCCTTGATCGATACGTTAAAAGAACGCGGCATTAATAAACTTTATACGCATCAGGCAACTGCCATTCAAAGCGTTTTTCAGGGAAAAAACCTGGTCATTGTCACGCCGACGGCCTCTGGAAAAACACTATGCTATAATCTGCCTGTTCTGCAGTCGATTCTTGAAACACACGAAAGCCGTGCTCTTTATCTGTTCCCGACAAAAGCGCTTTCTCAGGATCAACTCACTGAACTTCATGAAATCCTGCATGCTGTGAACCGGGATATTGATTTCTCCATCAAAAGCTATACATTTGACGGGGATACGCCGGTCAGCGCACGTAAAGCAATAAAATCCTCCGGCCATATTGTGGTTACTAATCCTGATATGCTGCATACAGGAATTCTTCCGCATCATACCCAGTGGATCAAGCTGTTTGAAAATCTGAAATATATCGTGATTGATGAAATTCATCATTATCGTGGACTGTTTGGCAGTCATCTTGCCAATGTCGTTCGAAGATTAAAGCGAATTTGCATGTTTTACGGCAGCCAGCCAACATTTATTTGCTGTTCTGCTACCATCGCAAATCCCCGACAACTGTGCGAAAAAATCACAGGGGAGACCATGACTCTGGTGGATAACAATGGTGCGCCTCGCGGGGAGAAACATTTTATCCTGTATAATCCGCCAATGGTGAATCGCGAATTGGGAATTCGTCGTTCTTATGTCAAAGAAAGCACACGTATTGCATCCCGATTTTTAACAAACAATCATCAAACTATTGTATTTGCCCGCAGCCGGATGAATGTTGAAATCATGCTGACCTATTTAAAAGAGGCCATGCGAAAATCGCACCAAAATCCCGGCAAAGTAAAAGGATACCGGGGCGGATATTTGCCGCTGGAGCGCCGCAGCATCGAACAGGGATTAAGGAGTAAAGAGATAATCGGTGTTATTTCAACCAATGCCCTGGAATTGGGAATTGATATTGGACAGCTCCAGGTCAGTATTATAGCGGGGTATCCCGGCACCATAGCCAGTACGCTTCAGCAGTCCGGGCGCGCCGGACGCGGCTCTGAAACGGCATTGTCCATCATTGTATCGTCATCCTCACCACTGGATCAGTATATTGCCAATAATCCGACTTGGTTTTTTGAAAATTCCCCCGAAGCCGGTATCGTTGACCCTGACAATCTGGTTATTTTATTAAGTCATATCAAATGCGCAGCTTTTGAATTACCGTTTTCACAGTCAGAACAGTATGGGATACACTTTAACGGCGAAAATGGATTGAGCAGCACACCGGATATATTGGAATACCTTGAAGAAAAACATATTATTCATTTTTCCGGTGAAAAATGGCACTGGATGGCGGAAACTTATCCGGCGGAAAGCGTGAGTTTGCGCAGCGCCGCCCAGGAAAATGTGGTGATTGTGGATCGTACCCGCAAAGAACGGGTTATTGGAGAAATTGATCTGTTTGCGGCTCAGCTAATGGTACATGACGAAGCTATTTACCTGCATGGCGGTGAACAATACTATGTGGATAAACTGGATTGGCAGCGACGTAAAGCTTATACACATCAGGTCAAAGTCGATCATTATACAGATGCTCAGCTGAAAACGAACCTACGCGTTTTGGATGTGAGTGAGCAGAACCAGCAAGAAACACATTTGGCCGCTTATGGCGAGGTGGTTGTGACCAGCGTGGCCACTATGTATAAAAAAATTAAATTCAACACCCACGAGAACATTGGTTGGGGAAAAATACATCTCCCTGAAATTGAAATACACACACAGTCCTTCTGGTATTCATTTCCGGAAGACATACATGATCATTTGGGTATTGACAAACAAAGCCTGGCAGATGGCCTGAAAGGGGTGACCAATGTGATGCGCAACATCATCCCGATTTTCATCATGGGAGACAGGAGAGACTTTGATTCGCTTCCCATGGTGCGTTCTCCGTTGTCCGGGCAGCCGTCATTCTTTATTTGGGAACATTATCCCGGCGGTGTGGGGTACAGTAAAAAAATTTACTCGATTTATCCGGACATAGCCAATGCGGCAAAATCTCACATTACCCAATGCGGCTGCGAAAGCGGCTGTCCTTCCTGTGTCGGTCCTGTTCTCCAGGTTGGAGAACAGGGCAAAACTATAGCTGGTATCCTTTTAGAATATATCGTTAAAGTAGAACTTTGA
- a CDS encoding PEP/pyruvate-binding domain-containing protein, whose amino-acid sequence MMIRNFFYARKQTINKKSKLIGGKACVLAKLYEIGIPVPDFFVLSAKACVHQKRIHLEKQLESFLEKHEWNISKETPLAVRSSAPFEDDTVLSWAGQLESYLNLTSIHGVLDSIEKIWRSINDPRVMKYMSYFSYPRSKRTIAVLIQRMVRPLFSGIMFTSHPVWNQTDSLLIEVAPGSCEKVTAGTLNPVQVYVNKKDSSIQVSNINNPKLQAFIHSDYFNQLIELGIKIENYFQAGQDIEWAFDGEQVWILQSRPITSIQDGRIAFDTEGQPWTDYFFAERFVEPLSPLGWSILDEKIVKNAFREPLWYLGYDHLAREKKLSRLFNGMPYIRLAAFHNLYAIIPVYLISEDKRKALKLTHDFHDSVTSFVRALPYLITRLSGHSFQWLPFYNLKQWNQFKRRMPMIENLKNRVEQSESFEEFKSIFLTTEKLTESFLAIHRWSITFADIFSILLEKYLKRIDNGTLSLKAIDLLSGLAHNKTVEINLALKNCKTDREFEQFLSRYGYRSESLDIAQPSWAESGERIKQLLETVHRTEHTASIGRLDESRKQKEAECIQYIQTLPWSVRYPVKWIFKTLLYYGQEFTRLRENQRDAWHQILFVMRHTVLKTADKLMAQKRLYNRNDMFYLTRKEFLKLLASDDQAVINIDRKKYSEFGRKPPVKHVKEKNKNTHILTGIGVSRGHAVGRVRIAETYEQALQAQYGDILVTHSADPAWSPVFNLLSGLIMETGGILSHASIIAREYGLPAVTSVQHATDIFTDGEIVELSGERGMIKRFKEQEEPQA is encoded by the coding sequence ATGATGATTCGTAATTTTTTTTATGCCAGAAAACAAACTATTAACAAAAAATCAAAGCTGATAGGGGGTAAGGCCTGCGTCCTTGCCAAACTTTATGAAATTGGGATACCGGTTCCTGATTTTTTTGTTCTTTCAGCCAAAGCCTGTGTTCATCAGAAACGGATTCATCTTGAAAAACAACTCGAATCTTTTCTAGAAAAACACGAATGGAATATTTCAAAAGAGACCCCGCTTGCTGTTCGGTCATCCGCTCCATTCGAGGATGACACGGTTTTGTCATGGGCTGGACAACTTGAATCCTACCTCAATTTGACATCGATCCATGGAGTGCTGGACAGCATTGAAAAGATATGGCGCTCTATAAACGATCCGCGGGTGATGAAATATATGAGTTATTTTTCGTATCCCCGGTCAAAACGTACCATTGCGGTTCTCATTCAGAGAATGGTGCGACCACTGTTTTCCGGTATTATGTTTACCAGTCATCCGGTGTGGAACCAAACAGACAGCCTGTTGATTGAGGTTGCGCCCGGGAGCTGTGAAAAAGTGACCGCCGGCACTCTAAATCCTGTGCAGGTTTATGTTAATAAAAAAGACTCGAGTATCCAGGTTTCCAATATTAATAACCCGAAATTGCAGGCATTTATCCATTCAGACTATTTTAATCAGTTGATTGAACTGGGGATAAAAATAGAAAATTATTTTCAGGCCGGTCAGGATATTGAGTGGGCGTTTGATGGAGAGCAGGTGTGGATACTGCAGAGTCGTCCCATCACCAGTATACAGGACGGTCGAATTGCGTTTGATACAGAAGGCCAGCCCTGGACAGATTATTTTTTTGCCGAGCGCTTTGTTGAGCCCCTTTCTCCGCTGGGGTGGAGCATATTGGATGAAAAAATTGTAAAAAACGCATTCAGAGAACCCTTGTGGTATCTTGGCTATGATCACCTTGCCAGGGAAAAAAAACTGTCCCGACTGTTTAATGGTATGCCGTATATCCGGCTGGCCGCATTCCATAATCTGTACGCGATAATTCCCGTTTATCTGATATCCGAGGACAAGCGTAAAGCACTAAAGCTCACCCATGATTTTCACGACTCTGTCACCAGTTTCGTGCGCGCACTTCCGTATTTGATTACACGGTTATCCGGTCATTCCTTCCAATGGCTGCCGTTTTATAATCTCAAGCAATGGAATCAATTCAAACGACGTATGCCGATGATTGAAAACTTGAAAAACCGGGTTGAGCAATCAGAGTCTTTTGAAGAATTCAAATCAATTTTTCTGACGACGGAAAAGTTAACCGAATCTTTTCTGGCCATTCACCGCTGGAGTATTACGTTTGCTGATATTTTTTCGATATTACTGGAAAAATATTTAAAACGCATTGACAACGGCACATTGTCACTAAAAGCAATCGATTTATTATCCGGGCTGGCACACAATAAAACTGTCGAGATCAATCTGGCGCTCAAGAATTGCAAAACCGATCGTGAATTTGAACAGTTTTTATCCAGATACGGATACAGATCTGAAAGTCTTGATATCGCCCAGCCTTCCTGGGCCGAGAGCGGTGAACGCATCAAACAACTTTTGGAAACCGTACATCGCACTGAACATACCGCCTCTATAGGCCGGCTCGACGAGTCACGCAAACAAAAAGAAGCCGAGTGCATTCAATATATACAAACACTGCCATGGTCTGTTCGATACCCGGTAAAATGGATTTTTAAGACACTTTTATACTATGGGCAGGAATTCACCCGTTTGCGGGAGAATCAGCGGGATGCCTGGCATCAGATTCTTTTTGTAATGAGACATACGGTGTTAAAAACAGCTGACAAGCTAATGGCGCAAAAAAGACTTTATAACAGAAACGATATGTTTTATTTGACCCGAAAAGAATTTCTCAAACTGCTCGCGTCGGATGATCAAGCTGTTATCAATATTGACAGGAAAAAATATTCTGAATTCGGACGTAAACCGCCGGTCAAGCATGTCAAAGAAAAAAATAAAAATACACACATCCTGACCGGTATCGGAGTAAGCCGGGGACATGCTGTCGGAAGAGTTCGCATTGCAGAGACTTATGAACAGGCACTACAGGCCCAATATGGTGATATTCTGGTGACGCATTCGGCAGATCCGGCCTGGTCGCCTGTGTTTAATTTACTATCCGGTTTGATTATGGAAACCGGCGGCATCCTTTCGCATGCTTCAATCATAGCCAGGGAATACGGGCTGCCGGCCGTTACGAGTGTTCAACATGCTACGGATATATTCACCGACGGGGAGATTGTCGAATTATCCGGTGAACGCGGGATGATCAAACGTTTTAAAGAGCAGGAGGAGCCGCAGGCGTGA
- a CDS encoding PorV/PorQ family protein, translating into MNRTFLLFFLPLFFTCTIGWAQNGAGYHGAEFLSVHPSARRVALGDAVTAIPHDINAVRYNIGAVGGLRHTLLTANFHKWIDDTQQGSLAFGYPQPWGVIAGGLSYFDEGEIQRMDQDFFSTGETIQSGDMMLSLGYGNWYKTERFELDFGVSFSYMHQNLAGETSNAAGMDLGMQLHIPYVSFGAAVQNISLNKVQFDTYKTPLPRTIRTGITGHGKIYNALTGLLSSDLIWIRDQDASIHLGAEIIYNQLLALRGGYSLSGSRVTPWALGFGLYIPAEWLNNSLARIDYAYAPIQTFESSAHRFSIHFAMNKLKTQKYDLSGIRQRLQSEIDQAQQARMKIEEEKEAAQKLLDQINERLAKIQEIADSDNRIEIVPDKSDRRTLTVVMKQINFDFNKWEIKPEYFNTMHNIADILKTYPEAQVQVSGHTDSIGTDPYNIRLSHKRVNRVISFLNEQEDIPENKFFMPVGYGELRPIASNATPEGRAENRRVEFKIFSFDKPPKVPKASAVFDVLKADETSVKIQCNGKTDPKVNSLSDPPRVVLDLSDVYIMADKKVIPLNTGPFQQARLGFHSENRFTRVVLDLERNVKIDVKVIQDYIIVNAD; encoded by the coding sequence ATGAATAGAACTTTTCTGCTATTCTTTTTACCATTGTTCTTTACCTGTACAATCGGCTGGGCTCAAAACGGGGCGGGGTATCATGGCGCCGAATTTTTAAGCGTTCATCCTTCAGCGCGTCGGGTGGCGCTGGGTGATGCCGTAACAGCTATACCTCATGATATCAATGCCGTTCGTTATAATATTGGAGCCGTTGGAGGGTTACGTCACACTCTGCTTACTGCAAATTTTCACAAATGGATTGATGATACTCAGCAGGGATCTTTGGCTTTTGGCTACCCTCAACCCTGGGGTGTGATAGCCGGCGGGTTGTCTTATTTTGATGAAGGCGAAATTCAGAGAATGGATCAGGACTTTTTCAGCACCGGGGAAACCATTCAGAGCGGCGATATGATGCTGTCTCTCGGGTACGGCAATTGGTATAAAACCGAACGGTTTGAACTCGACTTTGGGGTTTCTTTCAGCTATATGCATCAGAATCTTGCCGGTGAAACATCAAATGCAGCAGGTATGGATTTGGGCATGCAGCTGCATATACCGTATGTGTCGTTCGGTGCAGCTGTTCAAAATATTAGTTTGAATAAAGTCCAGTTTGACACTTATAAAACTCCGCTTCCGCGAACCATTCGTACCGGAATAACCGGACATGGGAAAATATACAACGCTTTGACCGGTTTGCTGAGTAGTGATTTAATCTGGATTCGCGATCAGGACGCAAGCATACATCTTGGCGCTGAAATCATCTATAATCAATTATTGGCTTTGCGTGGTGGCTATTCACTGTCCGGCAGCCGAGTTACACCATGGGCGCTGGGATTCGGGCTCTATATCCCGGCGGAATGGCTGAATAATTCACTGGCACGAATTGATTATGCTTATGCACCTATACAAACATTTGAAAGTTCAGCCCACCGGTTTTCGATCCACTTTGCAATGAATAAACTAAAGACTCAAAAATACGATCTGAGCGGCATCAGACAGCGTTTGCAATCTGAAATTGATCAGGCACAGCAAGCTCGAATGAAAATAGAAGAAGAAAAAGAAGCGGCACAAAAACTGCTGGATCAGATCAATGAGCGGCTGGCCAAAATACAGGAAATTGCGGATTCGGATAATCGCATCGAAATTGTCCCTGATAAATCCGACCGTCGTACGCTCACGGTTGTGATGAAGCAGATCAACTTTGACTTTAACAAGTGGGAGATAAAACCTGAATATTTCAATACGATGCACAATATTGCGGATATTTTGAAAACGTATCCTGAAGCTCAGGTGCAGGTATCCGGTCATACCGATTCTATCGGCACTGACCCGTATAACATCCGCCTTTCTCACAAGCGGGTGAACCGTGTCATTTCATTCCTTAACGAGCAAGAAGATATTCCTGAAAATAAATTTTTTATGCCGGTTGGTTATGGAGAATTGCGGCCGATTGCGTCAAATGCAACTCCTGAAGGAAGAGCGGAAAACCGCCGCGTTGAATTTAAAATATTCAGTTTTGACAAGCCGCCCAAAGTTCCCAAAGCCTCTGCAGTATTCGATGTTCTCAAAGCTGACGAGACATCAGTGAAAATTCAGTGTAACGGCAAGACCGATCCCAAAGTCAATTCATTATCCGATCCGCCAAGAGTGGTGCTTGATCTCTCGGATGTATATATCATGGCCGATAAAAAAGTGATACCGCTAAATACCGGTCCGTTTCAGCAGGCAAGGCTCGGATTTCATTCTGAAAACCGTTTTACCCGCGTAGTGCTGGATCTGGAACGTAATGTCAAAATTGACGTTAAAGTCATTCAGGATTATATTATTGTCAATGCCGATTAA
- a CDS encoding bifunctional enoyl-CoA hydratase/phosphate acetyltransferase — MITSFDEMVQKVKDRPSKTIAVAGAESKSVLSAVAHAQQQGLADAVLVGNREKIIRISEEYQIDISPFDLVNTSDETQSVVRCLQLVREKLADTLMKGTCSTATLLRGVLEKEHGLRHGKLLSHIAAFELPTYHKLLFMSDGGMNIYPDLDAKIGMIENAVQVAKSFKIRKPKVAMVTALEKVNHQSMPCTADAAVISKMSDRGQIIDCIVDGPLALDNALDKQACDIKGIKSPVGGDADILIFPFIEVGNVFYKAMTCLTDCKTAGIVMGAKVPVIVSSRSDSEDARYYSIALAMLIESSCHDEKYQPDNIIIVCTVAGSERLESEISGHFCPKWLYQTIQSGTKYLQLWTGRALPLWKPRR, encoded by the coding sequence ATGATTACATCATTCGATGAAATGGTTCAAAAAGTCAAGGACAGGCCCAGTAAGACCATTGCCGTGGCCGGCGCTGAAAGTAAAAGTGTGCTTTCAGCAGTCGCACATGCACAACAACAAGGCCTGGCTGATGCAGTACTTGTGGGAAATCGTGAAAAAATCATACGAATCAGTGAAGAATATCAGATTGATATCAGTCCGTTTGATTTGGTCAATACTTCCGATGAAACCCAGTCTGTTGTCAGATGTCTGCAATTGGTGCGCGAGAAACTGGCAGACACTTTGATGAAAGGCACCTGTTCCACGGCAACCTTGCTCCGCGGCGTGCTCGAAAAAGAGCACGGACTGCGTCACGGAAAACTATTGTCTCATATAGCCGCTTTTGAATTGCCCACTTATCACAAACTGCTGTTTATGAGCGACGGCGGTATGAACATTTATCCGGATCTGGACGCCAAAATCGGCATGATTGAGAATGCTGTACAGGTTGCCAAATCCTTCAAAATCCGTAAACCCAAAGTCGCCATGGTCACCGCCCTGGAAAAAGTCAACCATCAGTCCATGCCCTGTACTGCAGATGCTGCTGTAATCTCTAAAATGTCTGATCGCGGTCAGATTATAGATTGCATTGTTGATGGTCCGCTCGCCCTGGACAATGCGCTGGATAAACAAGCATGCGATATCAAAGGCATTAAAAGTCCGGTGGGCGGAGACGCGGATATTTTGATCTTTCCATTTATTGAAGTGGGCAATGTATTTTACAAAGCAATGACTTGTCTTACTGACTGCAAAACTGCAGGAATTGTTATGGGTGCCAAGGTGCCGGTTATCGTTTCATCACGGTCGGATTCTGAGGATGCCCGCTATTATTCCATTGCATTAGCCATGTTAATTGAGTCGAGCTGCCATGATGAAAAATATCAACCTGATAATATTATTATTGTTTGCACTGTTGCCGGTTCAGAACGTTTGGAGTCAGAAATCAGTGGCCATTTCTGCCCAAAATGGCTTTATCAGACGATACAGAGTGGAACAAAATACTTACAGTTATGGACTGGCCGGGCGTTACCGCTATGGAAACCGCGGCGCTGA
- a CDS encoding adenine phosphoribosyltransferase, translating into MLLQELIRNVQDFPKPGIGFKDITTLVGDAEGLHDSVIQMLAPFDETKIDAVLGIESRGFIFAAAMAFHLNVGMVPVRKPGKLPYETISEKYELEYGQDSLEIHTDAVKSGDRMLIVDDLLATGGTVEATIRLVERLGGKVLGCSFLVELDFLKGREKLSGYQVESIIHYQSE; encoded by the coding sequence ATGCTGTTGCAAGAGCTGATACGTAATGTACAGGATTTTCCCAAGCCGGGAATCGGATTTAAGGACATCACGACACTTGTCGGAGACGCAGAGGGATTGCATGATTCCGTCATTCAAATGCTGGCTCCGTTTGATGAGACTAAAATAGATGCTGTTCTCGGCATCGAGTCAAGAGGCTTTATCTTTGCCGCCGCTATGGCTTTTCATCTCAACGTGGGCATGGTTCCCGTGCGTAAACCGGGCAAATTGCCATATGAAACAATCTCTGAAAAATATGAACTCGAATACGGCCAGGATTCATTGGAAATTCATACAGATGCTGTTAAATCCGGCGATCGGATGCTTATCGTCGACGATCTTCTGGCAACCGGCGGCACGGTTGAAGCCACCATACGGCTCGTCGAACGGCTGGGCGGCAAGGTGCTTGGATGCTCTTTCCTCGTTGAACTTGACTTTTTAAAAGGCCGGGAAAAATTGAGTGGTTACCAGGTAGAATCGATTATTCATTATCAATCTGAATAG
- a CDS encoding acylphosphatase yields MSMERANITVSGRVQGVGFRFFVTQKARDLNISGTVKNEMNGTVSVNAEGEKDNIEQFIVHLYQGPSMARVDDIDTQWVEYTGKYQGFRTVG; encoded by the coding sequence ATGAGTATGGAACGGGCAAATATTACTGTATCCGGAAGAGTACAAGGTGTTGGATTTCGATTCTTTGTCACACAAAAGGCGAGAGATCTAAATATTTCCGGTACCGTCAAAAATGAGATGAACGGAACTGTGTCGGTTAATGCAGAAGGAGAAAAAGACAATATTGAACAATTCATTGTTCACTTGTACCAGGGACCGTCCATGGCCCGGGTGGATGATATCGATACACAATGGGTTGAATACACAGGTAAATATCAGGGATTTCGAACCGTCGGATAA